AAGAAGCAAATAGTTCTCTTAAAGTTGAAGTCCCAGTTGTCCTCCAACATTTTGCCTACTACCAAAGAGATGCTAACGATAGACATTCCTTTGATCAAGGTCATATCGTTGCTAAAACTATCTTTTCAATcattgatgaaattattacAGTCGCTCGTTTATCTGCAAAATCACcatttgatttatcaatGATTCAAGGTCTTGATCTtcgtgatgatgatgatcttAAAGatgttaatattttaatttctcaaGAGAAATCAAGATTATTATCTGCAATTGAAggttagtaataataataataataataattaataattaatgatttttttttatatattaatttttatttttttttttttttatttttttaaaaaacatttagCTGGTGATGGTAAAGAAGCATCAAGAGCATTAAAAGCAATTAAAAAAGGATTAACAGATCAAATTGTTATATCAAAAGCATTAGCAAAATCAACAGATAATCCAATTGAAAAGAAGAGATTAGAAGATGCAGCAAGAAATGCAGAATTTATATTGGATAGTATTGTTGCACAATTTGGTCAAGCAGTTgaagaattattatcaagACCAGATAATTCAATACTTTTCAATAGATTAAAAGCAAATTTAGATACTATTATGGAGGCATCTGACCAAATGGTAACAAGTTCAGCACGTTTATCATCGAATGATGTTTCAGAGGCAACAAAGAATTTagaagaattaattgaaaaggTTAGAGGTAATATATCAAAGagtgaatttgaaaaacttGCAGTAAACATACCATTACTTCAACCAACatttaatgatattttaGATATTGTCGATGGAATTGCAATGGGTACTCAAGACGCAACCATTAAACAAAGTCTCGAATTTGCAAGTAAGGAAGGTAGAAACAGAGGCTCAGAGATCATTGGTAGATTGGaacaattatcaaaacaaCTCGAAAagaatccaaataataaacgTGAAATCGAATTGgaaatgaatcaattattgactcaattgaatcaaattgGTAGAGATCTTTTGAAAGCCGTTTCATTGGGTACTTCGAATCAAATCTATGAAACTCATAAATCCATTGAAGAGAATTTAGCAAAACTTAAACAAGCCGTACTTTCAAATGACCAAAAAGAAGTCACCACTGCTTTACGTGCAATTAGAAAAGGTATGAATGATCAATTGAATATCGCCAAATCAATTGAACGTATCACAGAGGACCAACAAATGAAAGATGCCCTACAAGCTGCAATCTTAAAGGCTGATGAAGAATtgaatgatttaattaagaATCTTTACACTTCAACTCAAGAGGCAATGTTAGATTCATCAAATCCAAAAGCAATCGCTAAATTGGATGAATCAATTCGTGGTATCGATGAAATGAATCAAAGTTTTTTAGGTGCAGTTTCTCGTGATATCATGACTGAAAACACTAAACAAATGGAATTGAAATTGGCTCAATTGGTTCATTCATTGAAATCTGGTGATCAACAATTGACCGTTCAAGTTTTAAAAGGTGTCATTGAAGATATAAAGAAACAAGGTTTAGTAGCTGAATTGGcttcaaattcaatcaaagACTCTGATGAACATCGTGCAAATCGTATTAAAGAGAGAGCTGTCGATTTAACAAATACCGGTCCAAATTTGGTTAAATCAGTTAAAGCAAATCTAATTGAAATGAATTCTGATAATTTATCAGCATTGGTTCAAAATATTGGTCAAATTCGTGAaacaaataaagatttaaataatgctGTTTTCATGAGTACCGAAGAGGAACTCTTGGAAAATTCAGCAAAGATTGATCAAGAGATGAGAAGAATTCAAACCGCTTTAGCCAATGGTAAACCAATTACAGAACAAGAGATAAACTCattaatgaagaaaatgaataaCCAAATTCGTTTGGCTCATCAACATGCTAAATCAATGAAAGATCCAAATTCAAAGAAAATCCTATTGGATACaactgataatttaaataaattggtaTCATTATTGGTTGATGCTTGTaaacaatcaattgataatccaTCCGATGAGAAAGCAAAACAAAAAGTTAAAGATCTTTTGAATGAAGCAATCAAGGCCAACTTGgatttaattggtaataGTTTCTCAACTGCTGAAGAATTGGTTTATGGTACTCcaaatcttttgaaattaatttcaaaacttGAAGAGGCAATGGCAAATGGTGATCTCGATGAGATTAAACGTTGTTTCAAAGAATTGAATGAGGAACTTTCAAAACAACTATTCTTGGCTAGAATTGCTGAAGCTTCAATCACTGATCCAGAGAGAAAGAAACAATTATTAGAAGCAATTGCTGATTTAGAAAGATTACAAACTGATCTTTATCCATCGGTTATGGAATTCATTTCAAATCCAAACTCTAAGGAAGCTCGTGAGAATTTACAACAACttttaagaaaattaaagaatgatGTTGAACGTGTTTCTTCAATCTCTTCAACCTCTCCTTCTGAACATCTTGAAAGTAAATCATATGCTGTCGCCAATGAATTGAATAAGGTTGAACGTGGTTTACATTCAAATAATCAAGCTGAAGTTAATGATGGTGCAAATAAAGCAATCGCTGGTattaaacaacaaattcaactcTCTAAACATATCGCTGAACATACTGATAATATTGCTCAAAAGAGAGAAATCATCGATTTATCTGATCGTCTTGAAAAACAAGCATTGGTTTTACAACAAGCTATCAAAGAATCATTGGCAAATCCATCATCTGCCGCTCATAAAGAAAAAGTTTATCAAGCTTCATGTGCTACTCGTACTTTAATGGCTCAATTAATTGCTGCATCATCTTCAAAAGTACCAGAGGAACAAATTATTACCACTgctcaatcaattaaaagagaTCTTGATAATTTATCCATTGCATTGGCAAAGGGTGGTAAAGATGCTGAAAAagcaattaaagaatttaaatctgGCGAAACTAAACAAAAGATTGAATTATTGAAAGCCTATGCTTCAAAAGTTCAAAATCCACATCAAAAGAAACAAATCAATCAAGCAATTGCACAATTAGAGGAAAATGTTaaacaatcaattgatttcgTTGAGAAAACTATTGGTACTACTACTGATAAGCCATCAACTGTTGAacaacaaaagaaattaaaagaattgatTGATAATAGTTCAGTTGCTGCTAATCAAGTGATTTCAGTTTCAACAGGTTCAAATGAAGATCGTTTACTTTCAAAAGCTGTTAAAATCAATGAAACCCTCGATagaatttcaaaatctgCACATGGTGGTAATAAGGCTGATGTAGATTCAAATGTTAAAGAGTTGAGAGAAGAATTGGGTGATACCATTCAATTGATTAAACAAGCATCAGAGAATGTTAAAGATCCACATAAAAAAGTTGCCCTCAATGAAATTgcagaaaaattaaaattagtttcacaaccaatttcaaatgcTGCAAATAATACTATTTCAAAACCATCTGATAACGCTTCAAAGactgaattaaataatctcaTCAATCAAACTAAAGAACTTTTGGGTAAAGCAGTTGTAAACTCTACAAACAATGATAATCCAACCCAACAATTGGATCAAGTACTTTATAAAGCAAGTAATGATATCAATCGTTTAAATAATGCAGTTGAAAGTGGTGatcaaaaatcaattggTGATTCATTAACTAATCTTAAAGACACTGAAAATAGATTGAAAATACTTGGTAATTCATTACCATCCAATTCTGTAGAGAGTGAAAAAGTTAAGAAATCAATTCAAGAAATTAGTAATCAAGTTTTACCAAGTATCATTAATAATGCAACCGTGATTTTAACTCAACCaaaagattcaaataattctaaatCCATTGTTAATAAGGAATCAAAGAAAGCTTTATCAGATTTATCAAATGTTATCTCTATCACTAATAAATCACCAGAAGAGAAAATCATTGCAAATGGTACCGTTCTTCATCGTGATACTGATCAATTGAATACTTCCACtaaacaatcaaaaattgaTCCAACTCAAGTTCAAAATAATGTTGATACAATCTATAAAACTGTTGCTGAACAAACTTTATTAGCACGTGCTTTAGCTAATCAAACTTCAAATACATCAAGAAAACAATCTTTACAAGATAAATCTGATCAATTAGAGAAACTTTTACCAGAATTAGAAAAAGCCAATAAAGATATTCAATCATCCGCTTCAAGTGGTAAACCAGTTGATAAGCAAATGGTTGATAGACTTGATAAAATTACCaatgatattaaatcaatcaatcaatcaattgttAGTGAagcaattaatgaaaaattagaGAAAGAACATAAAGAGAGAGAAATTCGTGAAGCCGCCTATAGAGAGGAACAAGAAAGATTAAGACGTGAAAAggaagaaagagaaaaagcTCAACAAGATGAAGTTTTAGCTGCTGCTCAAAAAATCGCTGAAAGAACTAAAAATCTCAATAAAGATCAAACTCCAGAAGGTAAACTTTATAGTACCGCTCAAGGTATCGCTGGTATCATGAGAGATCTTTCAATTGCTGCCACTACTAATGATAAGAAGGGTATGATCACTTGTTCGAAACTCTTGGCTGAACAAGTAGCTCTTTACCTTCAACAAGCTAAAGAAACCGCTTCTAAATGTACTgatccaaaattaaaagaacaaATTATTACTGCTGCTCAAGCCGCTAAAAATTTCACTGTTCAACTTAAAATTATTGCTGCTGTTAAAGCCGCTagcgatgatgatgatccaagttcaaataaacaacaattgGTTAAATGTGCTAAAGGTTTAGCAAAAGCTATCGTTGGTACTATTAATGCTGTAGAAATTGGTCAAATTagagtaaaataaaaaaataaaaattaaaattaaaataatatataaaaaaaaaaaaaaatggattatAAATAGAATTTCTGGATTTGGAAAATGtcctaattttttttttttttttttttaactaaaagatattaattggtttaaaatAACTGATTGGTcactaattttaaatataaaagttGGTtgtatataattaaaaaaaaaaaaaaattaaatttttaattcaaaaaatcatgatatttttcttttttttttttaattatgactcccataaattaatatttttattaaaacaaatacaacaaaaatttttaaaacattattattaatttgaggAGAGATTAAAGGTGCAGGGCGGTCAGCTACTTCGttcattaatttaattaaaatttgccGTAACTTGAAATTACCGTAATCATTTGATAACTTCTGTGTATAAAATTGGAGTTCATATGAGGAGAATCAGATTCTGATTGATCTTTCGTGAACAATCCAAAAACTGACCCCGCAAACACTTAATAATAACTCCTTTTGgcaatttgaattttaatctttaagacaagtttttttttactttttttatttatttttttttttaacatttattAACTAAACGGATAAAGTAAATAAGTAATTAATAGGTTTATTTatgaatctttaattttttaaaataaaatttttattttggtttagACAGAATTTTGATTATAGagttgttttttaaaaaaaaataataatagtataaataaaatataaatttaaaaaataaaaaataaaaaataaatcaaataaaaaaacaactaaattaaaattttaattttagtttattttatttttttaatttttaaaaagttattttatttattatttatttccaaCACTAACAAGAGTATTTGGTCTAGATATTGATAAatgttcaattgatttatcaaaatcacCAACATAAATTGGTTCCCATTGaccaaaataatcaatttgttgttgatttgttaaatttttaatccaATTTTGATTATgatcatctttattattttgattatacCATAGATTTTGATTATCTAAAACcactttaaataaatcatcaacaGCTATTTTATGATGAACCTTAACATTATCAGTTAATAAATGTAAACCAGGATTTGTATTTACCTCCAATAGCATTGGTTCCATTTGATCATTCAATAAAATATCGAAACctaataattcaaaagaaCCTTTATTATGACCATTTCTTGGCCAACTTTTAATGGTTGTAATCACtaatttcttaattttttcatttaattcattttcccATTGAACTTTGTTTTCACTATCAGCTGATaaataatctttaaattGTGACAATGACCATTGATTACTAACTTTTgaccatttatttttatcttttgaaaAATCTTTTTGAACTTGATAATTACTAAGATGGACGAAtctatcatttaaatcatcatttgaatACTCTATTGAACAGAATCTAAGATAACATtctctaaatttaaaaattattaacgGATTTAAACTCTTTACCAAAACAAATTGTCTAATATCAAACTTTGTATTTTCAATGGTATATGGTGattcaatatatttttgtacaataaattcatcatttCCTTGTGCTGAATATTCaagtaataaatttaaatcatcaaaaattCTAATACCAACTCCTCTTGCATTTGCACTTGGTTTACAAatccaaatatttttattaccatcaatatgattttgaattggataaattattaattcttctttatcattttctaatattatttctttttcattggttgttgttgttgttgttgttgaaattatattttcaccataatgattattaaaatttaataattcatcatttgaaattccaactaatttttcattattatttttaattttattattattattattattattttttaatctattGAAATCCTTTATAAATGCTTTCTTTTCTAATGGGTTTGATAAAATATATGATCTTGGGaatattttagaaatttcatcttttaattctttatctCCATTTTGATATAAtttattcatattttttGTTAAACCTGATTTTGATCCAATTTCATCATGATTTATAAAATGATTTACAATTTGATCTTTATTTCTTACTCCTAACATTTCCCAACACCAACTCCATTTAATATCAAAtcctctttttttaattattattaatattaatttttattttatctttatatattataataattaatatatttaccTTGATATTGATTTACTTTCAGCATAACCTCTTTGAATTAAAGCCTCTCTAATTAATGTATGATTTGACGAAATttgatcaattttaaatatcttttttctaTTCCTAATTGACTCTTTAATCTTTTCAAGATCAAAAGAATTTTGTGAATCCGGTTGTTTGGTGGTAGCAGTTAAAGTTTCAACCACATCTTCATTGATATCAGTTGaactattaataaaagtacaaataaataatataaaaacaattaacaccactaatttcatcattgtcggcttttaataaaataatatctttttttttttaaaaataattttaattttttttttttttgatttgtattgggattttttttttttttcaccacCAACCACCATTTTtcatgaataaaaaaaaaaaaaaaagatatttttataaataaataaataaataaaaaaaaaaaagatatttgtataatattttatttttattattttttttttatataattaattagtttcatcatcatttgtaTCGCTAAAATATTCTTCAGAAGATGAAGATTGTTCTTCAAATGGTTGATTATCGAAATCATCTTGATCATTTTCATAATCAGTAAAAGTTGATTCTGGTGATTGAGGTGGTTCAATACCAACATCACTCATTAATTGTACAACCTTTTCTATTGTTGAAactaaaatttgtttttgttcaaTTCTATATTGTAataccattttcatttgttcTGATGATTGAAGATCAATTTCACTATTTgatgaattatcattttcatcatcactatcattagtattatttttattattatcattatcattaccacTACAACTATCATTtctttgtttctttttcttttgttcattattactagtattattaaaatctttattactattattttcggtattattattattattatctaatgataaattatcaatatcattttcattgttattttcaccaccttcattattattattattattattattattattattattattattattattattattactattactattactattactactactattattattcattgaa
This region of Dictyostelium discoideum AX4 chromosome 3 chromosome, whole genome shotgun sequence genomic DNA includes:
- a CDS encoding vinculin-related protein, whose amino-acid sequence is MEQLLEAISDAVSSMVLYSVEADESNAAIPNILPGAQGVKSTVDYLVDLASKSAALWDNFNQPDMKVKMIDTCDKIKESTGFLLESATILSNMPFNKPAKKILLKGAKGIMEHMVVLLQQADLYEVTRLIRYCRRCESKLKIFIGLDPGETFFATAAQDFVTSTVEVGKIVTKRIGEIDDYALKKRFEEANSSLKVEVPVVLQHFAYYQRDANDRHSFDQGHIVAKTIFSIIDEIITVARLSAKSPFDLSMIQGLDLRDDDDLKDVNILISQEKSRLLSAIEAGDGKEASRALKAIKKGLTDQIVISKALAKSTDNPIEKKRLEDAARNAEFILDSIVAQFGQAVEELLSRPDNSILFNRLKANLDTIMEASDQMVTSSARLSSNDVSEATKNLEELIEKVRGNISKSEFEKLAVNIPLLQPTFNDILDIVDGIAMGTQDATIKQSLEFASKEGRNRGSEIIGRLEQLSKQLEKNPNNKREIELEMNQLLTQLNQIGRDLLKAVSLGTSNQIYETHKSIEENLAKLKQAVLSNDQKEVTTALRAIRKGMNDQLNIAKSIERITEDQQMKDALQAAILKADEELNDLIKNLYTSTQEAMLDSSNPKAIAKLDESIRGIDEMNQSFLGAVSRDIMTENTKQMELKLAQLVHSLKSGDQQLTVQVLKGVIEDIKKQGLVAELASNSIKDSDEHRANRIKERAVDLTNTGPNLVKSVKANLIEMNSDNLSALVQNIGQIRETNKDLNNAVFMSTEEELLENSAKIDQEMRRIQTALANGKPITEQEINSLMKKMNNQIRLAHQHAKSMKDPNSKKILLDTTDNLNKLVSLLVDACKQSIDNPSDEKAKQKVKDLLNEAIKANLDLIGNSFSTAEELVYGTPNLLKLISKLEEAMANGDLDEIKRCFKELNEELSKQLFLARIAEASITDPERKKQLLEAIADLERLQTDLYPSVMEFISNPNSKEARENLQQLLRKLKNDVERVSSISSTSPSEHLESKSYAVANELNKVERGLHSNNQAEVNDGANKAIAGIKQQIQLSKHIAEHTDNIAQKREIIDLSDRLEKQALVLQQAIKESLANPSSAAHKEKVYQASCATRTLMAQLIAASSSKVPEEQIITTAQSIKRDLDNLSIALAKGGKDAEKAIKEFKSGETKQKIELLKAYASKVQNPHQKKQINQAIAQLEENVKQSIDFVEKTIGTTTDKPSTVEQQKKLKELIDNSSVAANQVISVSTGSNEDRLLSKAVKINETLDRISKSAHGGNKADVDSNVKELREELGDTIQLIKQASENVKDPHKKVALNEIAEKLKLVSQPISNAANNTISKPSDNASKTELNNLINQTKELLGKAVVNSTNNDNPTQQLDQVLYKASNDINRLNNAVESGDQKSIGDSLTNLKDTENRLKILGNSLPSNSVESEKVKKSIQEISNQVLPSIINNATVILTQPKDSNNSKSIVNKESKKALSDLSNVISITNKSPEEKIIANGTVLHRDTDQLNTSTKQSKIDPTQVQNNVDTIYKTVAEQTLLARALANQTSNTSRKQSLQDKSDQLEKLLPELEKANKDIQSSASSGKPVDKQMVDRLDKITNDIKSINQSIVSEAINEKLEKEHKEREIREAAYREEQERLRREKEEREKAQQDEVLAAAQKIAERTKNLNKDQTPEGKLYSTAQGIAGIMRDLSIAATTNDKKGMITCSKLLAEQVALYLQQAKETASKCTDPKLKEQIITAAQAAKNFTVQLKIIAAVKAASDDDDPSSNKQQLVKCAKGLAKAIVGTINAVEIGQIRVK
- a CDS encoding hypothetical protein (CG11323 protein), whose product is MKLVVLIVFILFICTFINSSTDINEDVVETLTATTKQPDSQNSFDLEKIKESIRNRKKIFKIDQISSNHTLIREALIQRGYAESKSISRGFDIKWSWCWEMLGVRNKDQIVNHFINHDEIGSKSGLTKNMNKLYQNGDKELKDEISKIFPRSYILSNPLEKKAFIKDFNRLKNNNNNNNKIKNNNEKLVGISNDELLNFNNHYGENIISTTTTTTTNEKEIILENDKEELIIYPIQNHIDGNKNIWICKPSANARGVGIRIFDDLNLLLEYSAQGNDEFIVQKYIESPYTIENTKFDIRQFVLVKSLNPLIIFKFRECYLRFCSIEYSNDDLNDRFVHLSNYQVQKDFSKDKNKWSKVSNQWSLSQFKDYLSADSENKVQWENELNEKIKKLVITTIKSWPRNGHNKGSFELLGFDILLNDQMEPMLLEVNTNPGLHLLTDNVKVHHKIAVDDLFKVVLDNQNLWYNQNNKDDHNQNWIKNLTNQQQIDYFGQWEPIYVGDFDKSIEHLSISRPNTLVSVGNK